The Ostrinia nubilalis chromosome 24, ilOstNubi1.1, whole genome shotgun sequence DNA window ccgttaaagttaggtggtacacaTGACAGATAGCTACGCGATTTACACAGAATCAGAGCGATTCCGTCTCTCAATTAGGGGCAACATAGCAAAATCAATTACGTACTTCCTGGAAGCTCTTCTTTTGTAGGAGATGGTTAAACTGCAGAATGTACCTAATTTTCATAATCCTTTCCAGGTGGTATCTGCGTGGCAGCACCCATGTACATCGGCGAGATAGCCGAGACCTCCATTCGAGGGTCCCTCGGGGCGTTCTTCCAGCTCTTCCTGACCGTGGGCATCCTGTTCACCTTCGTCGTGGGCGCCTATACCCACTGGCGGACGCTGTCCATCATATCTGCTGTGCTCCCGCCTCTCCTGGTTATAGTGTTCTGGTGAGTTCAGAGCTGTTTTCGGCACGGGAAGTTTTTCTGAGATTATGTTTTTCTaaattcgttcgttcatttcagccaaatgacgtccactgctggacaaagatctcctccaaagatttctacaacgaccggtgCTGCGCCGCCCGTAGATATAGGCCTGTCCACACTACGTcctccggcccgtggtcgccactcgagaacttttctggccCAGCGGCTATTAACTCTGCGAcgataatattttatgtgaCATTCGTTGCTTGATAGTGATGGCGATCAGAATGTcttgtatgaatttgtagcgatgagttcacatcaacgcgtcctgtcattggtcgcagCGATCTATGCACGCGCATTGATCACCATCGCCCATGCGATCTGCATTCTGCACGCGTTTGTTTAGTCGACGTTTTACAGTCCTCGTCCTTGATAggataaaaataagaaaactaACATAAATAAGCAACAGAAAATAGTTTAATATTACGTCATGGGTTCCAGGTGGATGCCCGAAACTCCTCAATACTTGCTGGGCAAGAACCGGCGCCATGACGCGGAGAAGGCCCTTCGCTGGCTGCGGGGCCCGGACGCCGACATCTCTGCTGAGCTTGAGGATATGCAGAAAGACGTAAGTTCTTCTTAATCATCAATAATCTTTTGGGCTTtttgtttacatatttttttaactaagagCCGAGTCTTTAAGATTGGTGGTAAGTTGGACCGCCATACCACTTCTCATACTGTCGATATTGTTTCCAGTTTGAAGTAACATATTTGTTGAGTCCATTAGTCTACCCTGAACACTGAACCTATCTGCGAGcgagaggggcacaagcagttaaCTGTCCACTTGTATATTTCTCTCTGTTTATATCTATGTCTTGCCTGCTTTTAaacctttctttcaaataaatagttttctattctattctatcttATCAGATTGTTCATCTTCTTGCAGATAGACAACGCGTCGCGGCAACAAGGCGGCATCCTCAGCATCGTGAAGAGTCGCGCGCCACGCAAGGCGCTCATCTGCTCACTGGGACTCATGTTCTTCCAGCAATTCAGCGGCATCAACGCCGTCATCTTCTACACCAACAACATCTTCCAATCCGCTGGCTCCAACATCGACCCTGCCATCGCCACTATCATCGTCGGCGTCGTGCAAACCCTCGCCACTTATGTCTCATCGCTCCTCATCGAACGCGCGGGACGACGCATTCTCTTGCTCCAAAGCTGTGTGATTATGGGCATCTGTCTCGCCATCCTTGGGGTCTACTTCAAGTTGCAAGCGGGAGGCGTTGACGTGAGCTTTGTGGGCTGGGTGCCTCTCGTCTGCCTCGTCCTTTTCATTATTTCCTTCTCGATGGGCTTCGGTCCGATCCCCTGGATGATGATGGCTGAACTCTTCACGGGGGAACTCCGCGGCGCGGCGTCAGGACTGAGTGTAGTCATCAACTGGTTCCTCGTGTTCCTTGTGACGATGTGCTTCCCTCTGATGAAGGCTGCCATTGGTATTCACACCTGCTTCTGGTTCTTCGGGTGCTTTATGTTTCTTTGCATCTTCTTTGTGTTCTTTTTGATTCCGGAGACGAAGGGTAAGACGGTGACGCAAATTCAATCGATCCTGGCCGGTAAGAGGTTGTAAGTGGATACGGAATACTCATGTGCTGTGTGAAATAAGGCAGATAGTTTTTGAAGGATGGGCAGAATGTGGCAAAACGCAAGGACTTGTACATTTTACGTCAAATATCAttacttattattgtcataatcTTTGTAACTTATAATATGCCATTTTAAACTGCTATTTTTCTGCAGAACAATAAGTTTTGCAGACAGAGGGaaccgatttttttaaatgaacaaATAAGTTTAGTAATCAGTTGTGTGTATGAACAAATGAGTTGAACATGAACACAGTAGGGACCAAGTGGATTCCTCAGGGAAATGCTTGGTAATCGGGACGTTTTTAAAACGTTGACCCATTGGCAGCGGGAAAATTGCTTCTATCGCATTTCGTACTATTAGGTAAAACAATAAACACTTGGCAAGTTAAAAAAGAATAGTTTAAACCTAGGAAAATGGTTCAAGTTGATCCTACCTCAGTATCTGTAGAATGAATGTTTTAAAAGCAACtacataattttgtaaaacaaagtatttatttatagctgGAAGAAAGTCAAAAGGTTTTGCAGTTGTTATTTTATGCCAAATATCTTTTCTACAGATATTGAGCCGacgaatgtaaatatttttattttttgatgcaAGAATATTTAGACCTAAGCTAACTAGGTATAGTTTGTAATTGTGAGATTTGTACATTATTTAAGTGCGCTGGTAGCCaaatgaaataggtaggtaagtataataACTAGCGTTGTCTTATTCATTCTAGTAATGAAAGACAGAGTGAGCACCAAACCAAAGGTACTTAGGTAGAATAAGAACAAATCGTGCCAAAAGTTCGACGATATTTTAAGCGATTTATTTCTGTTATTTCGttattttatcaaattaataattaagtatgaataataatgttaataatatttaattaatgtattttaatagaataataattattttattacaaaaatattgtgttttattAATTCCTCCTTGCGTTCAATGCAGGGcaattttttgttgtaattattttaactgaaatatttttgacaCACACTTATGAAGCTCTTGGTCTAAATTTCACCTGAGGAAAATGCCGAAGGTGAAATGAAGAAGGAACCGCCTATGACCAACTGCCAAAACAAATAACAATGTTGTTAATCACACAAGCTTTAAGCCCCGGTGTAGCCAgctggacttagaacaagccctaccagtCCTACCATACCACCAACGAAACATTTCTATGAATCTTATCACCACAATATCATTTTAGTGTCGATAGCGCACTCAACGgttcataaaacaatataaattatTCACAAGTGTTATTGCGTAGTATAAATTGATACTTTTTATCGCATATCAAAACAAGTAGCGCTCTTCAGAGTAATAGAATCagttgataaaatattttatgtatgagGACATAACTCGTACCATTTGTACTGGATGATTAGTTTTGCAGTTATAATGAGCAATTAAATTACACATTAGTtacattataaataagtaacaaTTTAACAATCAATACGAACTGTacgaaaaaaagtttttttttacttgatcatcacttttcatcTGGTAAGATGCAGGCACAGAGCACcatcgttgtgaataaaaaatatgtttgactGTGTCATCAAGATAAATCAAACCCAAGCTTCTTTCCCACTTCCCCACTTGAAGAGCAAGGAACTTCCTTGATCCTTATTCCCAGGGCCCCAATAGGTTAATGACGTCCCTGCTGTCCAAGCATCGAATGAGATTTACGATTCTATTCCTGGTTGAATGAAGGACAGTGGTTCACGAAATTTGTATCTAATGTGAATTACCGCGGAGGCAACGATCGATTACGCATAAAAaagaaatagtaacaaaatggGGCAATTATAATACGTGAATACGAAAAGTAACTCCAGCGATCAAATCGCTTgcatgtcgttgaagttttgttacgtgaattaggccactggagTTGAATCCGACTAAAATTGTACCGTAAGATTTTACATCAATGATttcaatacataattattatgacgaTAGATCACTTTGTAATCGCCTTATACAAACTTCGGAGCAAATATTCACATCTGAAATTCAGCATACAACTGGGCAAGAGTCAGAAATTTAAATCTACCAACTTTCTCGTTTAATCTTTGAATTCCACTTTATTTAAGTAGTATTAAGGCACTTATGTAAAATCTCGAAATATTATTTGAAGATATTAGCAACGtcaaattaattttgtgttCTGTGACTCCCATTGGGCAtagggcacactgaaaaccagcgtcgtggccttcctcaccgtgggccacggccaTATTAATATgctttttatttacctttttgtCTTTGTATGATGTCCGTAGCaatgtttctttatttcttttaacGAGTTTCAgggaaaaaaatatagtttctgTCAGGAAATTCAGTTAGGTCTTACATACATGTAAATGTGGTGATATTCAATTAATTAAGCAAGTAAAAGACAGTTAAACTTTTACCCAAACGTATATTCACGATGACGACACGTCAAAACATGGAGGATGTGAGCGACGGGCACTCCTTGCAGATGGTGCGCTTCTCCAGGTCATCTACCCTGGTCGACAACTCTGCTATCTGCTTCTCTATGGCCTTCACGTCACTCctggcaataaataaaaaattggtagaatacctacctacatagatGTAAACGTATACAGTGTGGGGAATGTAGGCCAAATCcacaatttcatcatcatcatcatcatcatgatccaTCTGGATTCCACCCTACACATGACAAAGAACAGCGTGCAAACGGACACAGGAGTGGATTATTGTAGTTCCCTACAGATTGCCGCTGGAACCAGGGatataagagaaaaaaaatcatcatcatcatcatacaaTACGTAAGATGCTCCCTTGACGCGCCGTTCGTTAGGTGTCTATCGGCGTCGttcgtcatttcagccaaatgacgtccactgctggacaaaggcctcccccaaggttttccataatgaacggtcctgcgctgccagcatccaggctcttcccacgacctttaccagatcgtcggtccacctagtaagaggcctggccacgctacgtcttccagcccggggcacatagctcgtagagacgatggccattggggcaggaaagttctcgagatGTCTATCATCATCAAgtaatttagtctccactgcaggagcacgaccttcTCTGatttatcagaggcaaatgaggaccgctaccaaccgggcatcatggaaatccttgagggagacctttgtccaacatttggctaaaacaaaacaaaaagaaaaaaaaaggtgtTTTTTTTTGGACTAACCCGCGGATTTAAAAAAGGTGTAATAAAACATCTTAAGGATGACTTCTACATTGTTTACCAACCTGAAACCAGTCACTGTAGCGTCCAATTCTGTCAAATACTGAATCTTGTTGCACAGCTCATCATACTTCTGAGAGATGTAATCGCGGGCGTTTTGGGAATCGACCAGCTCCTTCTCAATCTTGTTGACGATGTCATACCGGAGCTCGTCGAATTTTGACTCTAAACTGGGGCCGAGTAAGTGTGCACCTGCCAAAGAACATTAACGcttaactcaatcagtgccCCGGCACCTGGTTGGTGAAGCTAAAAAATCAGTTCAATGTGTTCCCTATGGTCTAAACAGAGAGCCTGAGGTATTTCAAAGTTGTGAAAATCTAAATAAAAGCCAAGGTACAAAGATTTATAAAGGCTTTTATTCTTAGGATCACAATGGATTCTAAGGTTTTATTTCCTCTTCATCGAAGTTATTCTACTTTCAGATTTCTTCATTGAATTTCAGACCGCGTTTTTAATTTCAGAATGTTGGTACCGCATGTAATGACAGGTATAAGTTTTCAGTACCTAGTTTTCAGCACAGTCAATTATTCTGGAGCGTGGAAAACTTGGAAGAAAGCTCGCATTTCGAACTCAGTCTAGCAGCTTAATTGGTTCTACAAATTGGTGATCATGAAACTAATGAAACTTTAAGGTAGGGgagaccgggtacaatagtaccacgggtcaatagtaccatcggcgatatttcttcatacaagcgacgttagattgtgtgcatagcgtcagaatatgcgttttttgtgtttccatccgctcaccagtcggcggcgcttgtgctgagaaacgaaggtgtacaggaaggatttttgttttttgcccagccgcagtaagtttttatgtcaaatatatgagcccataagttgcttaatatgctatttgttaccaaagtattgttgtcaatagtttatccaggctctaaactttgtatcgacagcgaattattggcattcactgtgaaaatgactgaattttaggtgaagttctcttgactacctacttggaacaattgtaccagtctccatggggtcaattgtagcggtacaatcaaccccgtggtacaattaacccccggaaccttattttatacttactacataatattttaaattggttttaaagtacctatacttataataagataagttattataaaacattcacgtggttattttacatttttacaatcatatttttacaattacaggcatacctacctactgaaaatatAGTCTAGGGTCATTCATAGTTGCATGCATTAAGCATTAATAAGATACAtacttaatgtgttttattaaataagtagataaaaaggtgatataagtacctaaattcctacttaaaatgtttcaatataggtttctaaaacccttctgaatatgtacattttagcttaattcagtaagtaactaagtatttgaacatTTTGTTGAACTAAGTATTTGATCgcggatcaacggatctattcctttatgaacaggcttatgaaaaaatcttaaaaggtcgaagcagtagtaggtataaataatcagggtcaattgtaccagcggtcaattgtaccctcatacaaaaatagatttttcagttttgatatttctatcattgttattatgcttattgttgtttcagaagcaatatccgagccaaatagatggcatattatgtagaaacagttagtttattcgtttttatggaagaaaagttattgtgttgtttttaaacttaagtgttgatttttcatacttgttcctaaatattttcgatctcaattaataaagactgatgattgtaggagattaagagaacagaataccaataaaggtgatgattaaataaacataactacttttattgcctcatatattattggtacaattgacccgttgtaggggtcaattgtaacatgagacatcgtacagttcaaattcgtttttcattaagtattcgaaataatagttcaactctgcatgcttaaatttgtagcttaagagtctagtttttacagcatcccaacagaataagttacatttcattagatttctcaatattgaacaatttccaaaaaatggtactattgtccccggtctaccctaccgTATCTATCTAATAACCTCTATGATTTAGTTTAGTACCTTTAATAGCCAATTCCTCATCCAGTTTGATTTTGTTCACGTTAAATTTGGTGTGGCACGCCATGCTAGAGGGTGGGCAGTCGGTAGactttgaataattttaaattttcaatttgcATTTGCATTTTTGGGCGTAAAATTTTGCGATTATGACagttgaaacaaaaataaaagtgaatttgTCGTTGTCAAAGATTATgacattgataaaaattaaaaaaagcgaCAAATGACGAAAAAGTTTGTAAACTAAATCTTTCAAATACTTGTGCTAAATGGTACTGAACCATTCTTTAGCATTTTGTAGATGAGCTAGAAgctgtagagtattttttggtATTTATGCGTACAAAAGTTCAGTTCTTTacgtaattttcatgttttaagtggaaatttttaaatatcaaaataatacaCTGTATTGTGTGTCCTTGAATTACTGATATCAATTTGAGTGAAATAGTCATCCAGTTAGTATGCAGGTATAGCATTATCTTAAGTGCAAGTACTAAGGAAATCACGTGTAGGTACCTATCATTAATTACTCACAAGTACTTGAAACTATTTATTTGAATGACTAAAAGTTACAATGTTTATCTTGCGAAAAATTCATCTAAAATACACTTCAGAAAGATTTTCATGAAGGTTTAGACACAATTTGTCAACGAGAAAAaaggccgttggggcagaaaagttctcgagtggcgaccacgggctggaagacgtagcgtgggcaggcctcctactaggtggaccgacgatttggtaaaGGTCGTGagaggagcctggatgcgggcagcgcaggaccgttcattgtggaaaacccaagggaggcctttatccagcagtagacgtcatttggctgaaaccaaCGATTGAACGAACGATAAATTGATGAAAATAGATGATATCCTCTTAATCTTGAGTTGCAATTATTAAGATATGGAACTTTACCAGAGCAAATACTACTAAGTACTACTTAGACCTCACGTGGACTTTTACCCAAAGATTTAGAGACGAAATACAATATTATCGTATTAgaacaaaagaaagaaaaaatgtaccataaaaaacaatacaacgcaacacaaaaacagaacataaacCCGTCCAATGGATAAAAGTATGCTCAATAAAtatgcaaaataaatatgttttcttaggcaaatattttttgcagCAACACCACATCAGACCACAATTGTTTTTTTGCAATATCGCATTTATTACAATCACATAAGATACCAtagtgtaaagcttgatgtgcctCGTCTGTAGTGCTGGATTTTTTCCACATGGGTCACCTTGACTCATCGGAAAATTGACAATCATCGACTTGAAGAGTACTCAACGTTGCATACGAGTGCACACAATGTTACTTTGCTTGATAAAGTGATAGATACCTATATTCATTTGGGTTCAGGCTGTGGATGCAGAAACCTATTCAATGATGCcgatgattttgatttttgaagaTTACTCATGGTTTTACAATAGTACTCTACAAAATGAGATCTAGAATAAATATACATACCTAAGCGTTCTAATAAAAGTGATTACAATAGTATTAATAGAGGCCGCAAAAGTAAGTTTTCTGTAATGGCCTCACTGAATTTCAGATGGAATGGCCTTCTTTtgtagaataaataaaatgatacaCATCACatctacataggtacatacaaGAATACGTATTATATCTTTTCGATGATTTGAAGACTTACTTAGACAAAAATTCCCACCTACATTCCCACTATTTGTAATTCATATGTAGCTAGGATCTTTCAGCTGGGCTCTCACAATAGCAATTCTTAAATTTTCAGAAGAAAATAGGAAAAGTTTCAGgatttcaaataattttgacAAAATTGAGTTTAGATACGGAACCTCGCTGAATATCCTCCAATATAATTGTAGATGATGATTTATCAATAACTTACAGTATAGATGGGGTCTAGGACATAGTTGGTTTGGAAACGGGGCGCAGTGCGGGCGTGTTGCACTTTCAGTGAAAGGTGAGTTAGGAGCTTTTACTATACTTTCTTTTTGTAATTTCATAGTCAAAGGAAATAATAATAACCTTCACGATTAAAATAAACCTTAACTGAACAAAAAACAGTTAATCGtgcattattgcattttattttacttgcaCCGAGGCCTATTTATTAACCCCTGACGCAAAAAGGGATGTTATAATGTTATAATTTCATAACAATTAAGtaattgtttaaattattttttcatacaacaAGTGCTAACTATAAGGAATACTTAGTCGCGCTAAAGTACTTACGTGTAGGTGGGCTTTTCCTTAATTTAAAATTCTATTTATTGAAATGTTATTACTccattataattattaacaaTTTAAGTAGTAAGTTTTTCTATctatatgtgatattatttttgtttatgcaCCAATAGATAGAAATCTTAAACATCTTGTGTTATTAATCTAACAATTCTCTGTATTTTTTCTGATTCAGATAAAGATAGTATCCGAGATTTTATCGTTATTTGAAGGTTTTTTGGAAGTGTCAAATGATAAATCAATGAGTTcgagatttaataatatttattactataCCTAAATACCTATGATacgggtgaatatcaacaaactcgttttttgcctaattccggtggcgaattttaatttccactttccaaaacttttttgtggcagaaataatagtaaataacttgtattattcaatgatatggtagagatcaaaatattattaaaacttctcgagatatgttaatttgaaattatcaagagccaccgaaattgtatttgagccaccggaattaagaatcaatccaccgaaatttatttatacagcggaattcggaatgttatggataattgtctaaaattacttatttatttgtaatcaattaagtattattatccagtaaagatgtttataattaaaaacaatattcaggcctgtatTATGTTTTATCACACAAATTTTAGTATGCGTTCGAATTGTTCTGAAGAGGACTTAGTTTAATTCGTTCTATATTTTGTCTTGTAAGAGGGCGCCACGTTGGGTCGCCCAATTTATAGGAGGGGAACCTAACCTACAGAGAGAAATGACCAAAACCGATTGTATAGGGCTTTATCTCGTGTTTATTGCCAATCAACCTATGACTAAATTACAAGATCAAAGCAGACAACCTCTCTATTACGGAATAGTTAGTCGATACAAACAAATTATCACAGTAAAGTTAGGATCGGCATGTACATATGAGCAAAGCAATACTAATTGCATTGACTAATTAAATATTCAAAGCGAAACATGAGGATCGGTATATGCATTTGAGCCGGATCCAATAGTAAGCTATACAATTGTATTTACTTGATAAACTTTATTACAAAAGCGTGAGTAATTCAATTAGAACACAAAACAAGGATCGGTTTATGCATATGATCTAaacttaattgaaaactaaacaattgcgtctaattaataaagttcataACAAAAGCATGTGCAAAGCATAAAACTAGGATCGGCGTATGCATTAGGGCCATATTTAATACAATAgcatttacttaataaatttaTAGCAAGAAGCGTGAATAATTATCTAAGTCATAAAAACAGGATTGGATTATGCATTTGAACCAAGCATGAATATAAATAATGTGCAACATCTAATTAGCGAAACTAAGTTAATTGATTATTACAAGGCAACATTTAAATATCTAtagatctatctatctatcagcaCGTGAAGCGTGCATAGGACGATACAACGCGATGTCCAGTCAGTTCCGTGTTACGGAAGCAGACCTTACCATCGCGGTGTGTGCGAGTTCAATCCGGCGGACGCATCGTGTTCCGTCAGTTCCGTGGTACGGAAGCGCGGAGCGTCGCGGACGAACTGACTTCTAGGCCGGCTCGCACGCCTTTTATAGCCAGCCGGTGAGCGCGTGTGACGTACGCGGCGGCGTGCGGGGTCTCGGGGCAGGGTAAACCGGCTGCGCGCGCGTAGTCCTCGCTGTGACGTAGTGGCCGGCTCGGCGCTGGTCGCTCGAAGTAAATAAAAGGGCGCGCCGTGTTACAGACTCCCCCTCTGGCTCCGAAGTCGTCCCGACGAGGAAGCCAGGACTGGTGTGGATGACGGCGTGCCATCACACGATGTGGCTTGGGAAGTCATCTTCTTCAgccgaccacgctcacgcatggcacGGCCTCTGGTtgaccacgctcacgcatggcacTGCGGAGGTGGCTCGTGAGGTCATCTTCTTCGTATGgccacgctcacgcatggcaaggcggaggtggctcgggaggtcatcttcttcagccgaccacgctcacgcatggcacTGCGGAGGTAGCTCGGGAGGTCATCTTCTTCAgccgaccacgctcacgcatggctCGGCCTCTGGTtgaccacgctcacgcatggtACTGTGGAGGTAGCTCGGGGCACCACCATGGGCTGGCTGACCACGCTCGTGGAGAGGCGCGGCTGGACTGGGCACAGGCGCCGTCTCAGCGCTCTGGAGCAGGCGGGGCGCTGATGAGTGGTACAGGCCCAGGGACTGGTCAGGAACATTGTGTCTGCAATTTCAAAGAGCTAGTCCATGAATTCGAAACATCATATAGGGCCTTGGTGCTGAGCCCTGAGTACAGTTGCCACGAAAACCCTCAGGCGTTCTCAAACTTCTCCCGTAAGGAATAATTTCCTCCCTCCCCCTGTATCCAAACAGGGCTGATGTGACCGAAGAGCTTCTTCCCTCCCCCTGTATCGAAGCAGGGCTTGAGTTTTTCGCTGCTAACATTCATCCCTAACACTGGTACCATTGTAAGTCCGCTTGCAACTTCCGAACTCATCATGGAAGGTTGAGGTGACTTTGGAAATCCAGGTGTGGTTACCATAGGGGAAACAATTCGCGGAAGGGCATATTCCTCCTTCAGCTTTTCGCTGCTATTAACCTTCATCTCTGACGGCACCACTATAAGCCCGCTTGCAACTTCCGAACTCATGGAAGGTTGAGGTGACTTGAAATTCAAGTGTGGTTGCCATAGAGGAAAACATTTCGCAGAAGGGCAAATTCCTCCTTCATCTTTTCAAATTATATCTTGGATGGACTCCTCCTGTTACTCGTGGACAATAGAAGGGTCTTCCAAATCTTTGGCGGCCTGTGGTAGTACCTACCACGAATGACGAATCTgccaaagtaggtacctactcgtgttACGAGTCTAGCCTATCTTAATTAGCCTAACCCTATTTCGACTAATCCCTAGTTCGCGAAACTAAGAGAGCAGGTTGTCTGTGCGGTTTTGGTCTTAAATGATAAGCTTAGGTTCGTGCCTCGATGGGACCCAGTTTATTAGAGGGCCCCACACGTTGGGACGCCAGTTGTAAGAGggccccacgttggg harbors:
- the LOC135083772 gene encoding facilitated trehalose transporter Tret1-like yields the protein MDKPTIHMLSVQEKGGQTRKATQYIAAVAAAIGAVIAGTILAWTSPALPQLQPYVPVNGTDATIPALARSAEDSNNTILINSIGQPAEFLLDSNDSGTVSSILAIGALIIALPVGFLAEKIGRRPTILILSIPFMLNWLLIIFANGAGMLIAARVFAGLGTGGICVAAPMYIGEIAETSIRGSLGAFFQLFLTVGILFTFVVGAYTHWRTLSIISAVLPPLLVIVFWWMPETPQYLLGKNRRHDAEKALRWLRGPDADISAELEDMQKDIDNASRQQGGILSIVKSRAPRKALICSLGLMFFQQFSGINAVIFYTNNIFQSAGSNIDPAIATIIVGVVQTLATYVSSLLIERAGRRILLLQSCVIMGICLAILGVYFKLQAGGVDVSFVGWVPLVCLVLFIISFSMGFGPIPWMMMAELFTGELRGAASGLSVVINWFLVFLVTMCFPLMKAAIGIHTCFWFFGCFMFLCIFFVFFLIPETKGKTVTQIQSILAGKRL
- the LOC135083842 gene encoding uncharacterized protein LOC135083842, which translates into the protein MACHTKFNVNKIKLDEELAIKGAHLLGPSLESKFDELRYDIVNKIEKELVDSQNARDYISQKYDELCNKIQYLTELDATVTGFRSDVKAIEKQIAELSTRVDDLEKRTICKECPSLTSSMF